The following is a genomic window from Gloeocapsa sp. DLM2.Bin57.
TCTCACGCTTATTTGAGAAAATAAAGCTTGAGGCTTCTCGCGGTTAAGCTAAAAGTTAATTAGAAAATGCTCAATGTGGAAGATGTCATGCTCCGCCCTATATTAACCCAAAATCACTAAACAAATCCTCAGCGCGATCGCTCAAACCGAGTAGCGAACTATTTTATCAGTGGCAATACTTACAAATGGTAGCTATTTTAACTTGACTTGTGATAACTTATCTTTATAATAATTAACAAATTACTATACCTGTTACGAGCAACTAGACTAAATACAATAAATCATTAGAAATTAAGGATGGAAAAAGTGATGAGGAGCATATTAACTAAGGCAGACTTTCTGAGTTTAGCACCAGAAGGATACCTATGCGCTGCTAACGCTGCTATCTTTCAACAGCAACTAAGTCAATCTTTATCCTCTGTCTCTTCCCCAAGTCAAAAAGCTATTTTAGTAGATATGAGTAAAGTAGAGTTTTTAGATAGTGCAGGGTTGATGTGTTTAGTATCCGCTTATCGTTTAGCTAAAGAATTAGGTAAACGTTTCAGTATCTGTTCTCTCAATCCTAGTGTCAAGATGATCTTTGAATTAACTCAACTAGATCAATCCTTAGAGATTTTTGAGAGTCCTAAACAATTTGAAGAGGTACTAACTGCAGCCTAAAATTAAGAATGACTAAACGGTAGAATGAGGATATATTAACTCTAGCTAGCCCATCTACCGTGAAAACAACCAATAACTATCAAAACATTCAATCATTAGCGCAGATTTGGGATCTAACAGCCAGTTTTGGGGATATCATTGCTCTGTTAGATCCTCATAGTCATCCCCAAGTCAGCATAACTTATCGAGAATTAAACACACAGATTAAAACCTTTGCCGCAGGTTTACAAGCTTTAGGCATACAACCGAGAGATAAAATCGCCCTAATCGCTGATAATAGTCCTCGTTGGTTCATAGCTGACCAAGGAATTATGACCGCCGGAGGAGTCAACGTAGTTAGGTCTAGTCAAGCCGAACAACAAGAACTACTTTATATTCTAGCTAATAGCGATAGTACGACTTTAATAGTTGAAAACCAAAAAACCTTCAATAAGATTGAGTCAGGTTTAGCAGATTTACCAATAAGCAGAATTATCCTACTCTCTGATGAAATAATAACCACAGAAAACCCAATCAAACCCCTTAATTTTAACCAATTAATGGATATAGGGGCTAAATCAACCCGCCAAACAGTAGAACAAACCCCAGAAACCCTCGCTACACTTATCTACACTTCAGGAACTACGGGTAAACCCAAAGGAGTAATGTTATCTCACGGTAATTTATTACATCAAGTTCAATACTTAGAAACCATTATTCAACCACAACCAGGAGAAACAGTTTTAAGTATATTACCGAGTTGGCATTCTTATGAACGCGCTGCAGAATACTTTCTCTTATCCCGAGGTTGTACTCAAATCTATACCAATATCCGTAACTTTAAAAAAGACCTCAAAGACTATCAACCTAACTATATGGTAGGAGTTCCCAGACTCTGGGAATCAATCTACGAAGGGATACAAAAACAATTTAGGGAACAACCAGCTAAAAAACAACGTATCGTTAACAATTGTCTAGCTATTTCTCAACGTTATCTTCTTAATCGTCGTATCGCTAATGGATTGAGTTTAGAACATCTTAACTCTAGTAAAAGTCAAAAACTCTTAGCTAGAATACAAGCTATTTTGCTTGCACCCTTGCACAAATTAGCAGATAAACTAGTTTATGCCAAAATCCGCCAAGGGGTAGGTGGAAAACTAAAAACCCTGATCAGTGGAGGTGGATCTCTAGCTATGCACCTAGAAAACTTCTACGAAATTGTCAATATTCCTCTATTAGTAGGATATGGACTCACCGAAACCTCTCCCGTCACTAATGCTCGTGTTTTAACACATAATTTGAGAGGATCTTCAGGACGTCCTCTACCAGAGACAGCTATCCGCATCGTTAATCCCGAAACTAAAGCAGATTTACCCCAAGGAGAAAGGGGTTTAGTCTTGGTGCGTGGTTCTCAAGTTATGCAAGGCTACTATAAACTACCTGAAGCAACGGCTAAAGTAATTGATGATCAAGGTTGGTTTGATACGGGAGATTTAGGATGGGTAACTAAAGAACAGGATCTAGTGCTCACAGGTAGAGCTAAAGATACCATAGTCTTAACTAATGGGGAAAATATCGAACCCCAACCCATAGAAGATGCTTGTTTACGCAGTACCTATATAGACCAAATTATGTTAGTTGGACAAGATCAACGTTGTTTGGGTGCACTGATTGTCCCTAATTTAGAGGCTTTAGCAACATGGGCGATCGCTTCTAATCTGGATTTAGATTTTAGTCAACCGAATACAGATATTATCAATCAACAAGTAGTGAAAGACTTATTCCGTCGTGAATTAAATCGTGAGGTACAAAATCGTCCAGGTTATCGCATCGACGATCGCATTGGTGTTTTTAGTTTGATCCTAGAACCCTTTTCTCAAGAAAATGGCATGATGACTCAAACCCTTAAGATTAAAAGACCTGTAGTTACTCAACACTATCAGGATTTAATCAACAGTATGTTTTAGTCTAAGGTGACATAATCCTACACCAAATCAAAGATTATGATGTAGGCTTCTTACCTTTCCTATTAAAGAATTGGTCGTTTTATACTGAGGCGATACCCATCCCCAGTTTTTC
Proteins encoded in this region:
- a CDS encoding anti-sigma factor antagonist, with protein sequence MRSILTKADFLSLAPEGYLCAANAAIFQQQLSQSLSSVSSPSQKAILVDMSKVEFLDSAGLMCLVSAYRLAKELGKRFSICSLNPSVKMIFELTQLDQSLEIFESPKQFEEVLTAA
- a CDS encoding long-chain fatty acid--CoA ligase, with product MKTTNNYQNIQSLAQIWDLTASFGDIIALLDPHSHPQVSITYRELNTQIKTFAAGLQALGIQPRDKIALIADNSPRWFIADQGIMTAGGVNVVRSSQAEQQELLYILANSDSTTLIVENQKTFNKIESGLADLPISRIILLSDEIITTENPIKPLNFNQLMDIGAKSTRQTVEQTPETLATLIYTSGTTGKPKGVMLSHGNLLHQVQYLETIIQPQPGETVLSILPSWHSYERAAEYFLLSRGCTQIYTNIRNFKKDLKDYQPNYMVGVPRLWESIYEGIQKQFREQPAKKQRIVNNCLAISQRYLLNRRIANGLSLEHLNSSKSQKLLARIQAILLAPLHKLADKLVYAKIRQGVGGKLKTLISGGGSLAMHLENFYEIVNIPLLVGYGLTETSPVTNARVLTHNLRGSSGRPLPETAIRIVNPETKADLPQGERGLVLVRGSQVMQGYYKLPEATAKVIDDQGWFDTGDLGWVTKEQDLVLTGRAKDTIVLTNGENIEPQPIEDACLRSTYIDQIMLVGQDQRCLGALIVPNLEALATWAIASNLDLDFSQPNTDIINQQVVKDLFRRELNREVQNRPGYRIDDRIGVFSLILEPFSQENGMMTQTLKIKRPVVTQHYQDLINSMF